The following coding sequences are from one Hippopotamus amphibius kiboko isolate mHipAmp2 chromosome 9, mHipAmp2.hap2, whole genome shotgun sequence window:
- the KDM4D gene encoding lysine-specific demethylase 4D, with product MKSKSNLAQNPSCSIMIFHPTKEEFNDFDKYIAYIESQGAHRAGLAKIIPPKEWKARQTYHDINDILIAAPLQQVASGRAGVFTQYHKKKKAMTVGDYRHLANTEKYRTPPHVDFEDLERKYWKTRLYDSPIYGADVSGSLFDENTKQWNLGHLGTIQDLLEQECGVVIEGVNTPYLYFGMWKTAFAWHTEDMDLYSINFLHFGEPKTWYAVPPEHGRRLERLARELFPGSSRGCEAFLRHKVALISPTVLKDNGIPFGRVTQEAGEFMVTFPYGYHSGFNHGFNCAEAINFATPRWIDYGKVASQCSCGEARVAFSMDAFVRILQPERYELWKRGQDRAVVDHTKPTAPGSQGLSAWREVRAPAGAALGPRHPQSRRAPRRGRPVAASGGTRHGAPVHSVSLRRLPARGSSSAAPFGASAVRYFLEPGRTRPPTPGPSVPEVQPTGRCGPRRRSSEEGTREPTVQARAKRRLSVDTAQDPEAQALPEEAPRKDNPAPLSPGLQHPAKASMCGRGPVS from the coding sequence ATGAAGTCTAAGTCCAATTTGGCCCAGAATCCAAGCTGTAGCATAATGATATTTCATCCAACCAAAGAAGAGTTTAATGATTTCGATAAATACATTGCTTACATAGAATCCCAAGGTGCACACCGAGCAGGACTGGCTAAAATAATTCCACCCAAGGAATGGAAAGCCAGACAGACCTACCATGATATCAATGACATCTTAATAGCTGCTCCCCTCCAGCAGGTGGCTTCTGGGCGGGCGGGTGTGTTTACTCAATaccacaaaaagaagaaagctatGACTGTGGGTGACTATCGCCACTTAGCAAATACTGAAAAATATCGGACTCCACCACACGTAGATTTTGAGGATCtggagagaaaatattggaaaacgCGCCTCTATGATTCACCAATATATGGCGCGGACGTCAGTGGCTCCTTATTTGACGAAAACACGAAGCAGTGGAACCTTGGACACCTGGGAACCATTCAGGACCTGCTGGAGCAGGAGTGCGGAGTGGTCATCGAGGGCGTCAACACCCCCTACCTGTACTTCGGCATGTGGAAGACCGCCTTCGCCTGGCACACGGAGGACATGGACCTTTACAGCATCAACTTCCTGCACTTCGGGGAGCCCAAGACTTGGTACGCGGTGCCCCCGGAGCACGGTCGGCGCCTGGAACGCCTGGCCAGGGAGCTTTTCCCGGGCAGCTCGCGGGGCTGTGAGGCCTTCCTGCGGCACAAGGTGGCTCTCATCTCGCCCACGGTCCTCAAGGACAACGGCATCCCCTTCGGTCGGGTCACGCAGGAGGCTGGAGAGTTCATGGTGACGTTTCCCTATGGCTACCACTCTGGCTTCAACCATGGCTTCAACTGCGCCGAAGCCATCAATTTCGCCACCCCGCGCTGGATCGATTATGGCAAAGTGGCCTCGCAGTGCAGCTGTGGGGAGGCCCGGGTCGCCTTCTCCATGGACGCCTTCGTGCGCATCCTGCAACCCGAGCGCTATGAGCTGTGGAAACGCGGGCAGGACCGGGCGGTGGTGGACCACACGAAGCCCACGGCGCCTGGCAGCCAGGGGCTGAGCGCCTGGAGGGAGGTGCGTGCGCCTGCAGGAGCTGCGCTTGGCCCGAGGCACCCGCAGTCCCGCAGGGCCCCGCGCCGTGGTCGGCCTGTGGCTGCGAGCGGTGGGACCCGCCACGGAGCCCCTGTGCATTCTGTGTCCCTGCGCCGCTTGCCGGCCCGGGGTTCTTCCTCTGCTGCCCCGTTCGGGGCTTCAGCTGTCCGCTATTTCCTGGAGCCTGGCCGGACCCGGCCACCGACCCCAGGTCCATCAGTCCCTGAGGTACAGCCAACTGGCAGATGCGGTCCTCGTCGTCGTTCTTCGGAAGAGGGGACTCGGGAGCCGACTGTCCAGGCCCGAGCTAAGAGGCGGCTCTCGGTAGACACAGCTCAGGACCCCGAGGCTCAGGCCCTGCCTGAGGAGGCACCTCGGAAGGACAACCCTGCCCCGCTCAGCCCTGGGCTCCAGCATCCCGCTAAGGCTTCCATGTGTGGCCGTGGCCCTGTCTCCTAA